A single region of the Salvia miltiorrhiza cultivar Shanhuang (shh) chromosome 8, IMPLAD_Smil_shh, whole genome shotgun sequence genome encodes:
- the LOC131000535 gene encoding BEL1-like homeodomain protein 7 isoform X1, with translation MNSYRPDLHIAQQSRRDKLRIQQDIYANNFPHDALNFDSSADVRSCRNGNICYDPSELCPEMINFSVNPLLKDGLMGAEKRAPFPTSFSPSATVSSSDPQYFSTCDWVANHSSIYANPISALDVKPNYLGYDQDMNGAASSLYQNALQDLVTSSNNVRSFGLEFASLRHKSSGEAGHGPWVVGGSELMLLPDQMRLKTQSGLITRPVDGCSQWSGELEFAAPKDLDRDHSNTQALSLSLSSVPSPKVHEAQITERDFQTRDVCGSTNVQDSRIWKPELPSPNQNMSAGSRVLGAQASTHRNPGPLGPFTGYATILRSSRFLRPAQQLLEDLCCIAGTKEVEACDVSDEIMEEVRVSSEGASNNAEHAMAGNNSGGLSSFVYNGSSDKSRDAGGTSCSTDAHRPENLQRKAKLLFMQDEVCKRYKQYHQQMQMVVSSFESVAGLSAATPYVSLALKMIAKHFRCLKNTITDQLKSIKNALRDEFSSPSAGAGGNKGDANASVLKFFDQGFQKQKGTGILEGQHIWRPQRGLPERAVSILRAWLFDHFLHPYPTDTDKHMLATQTGLTRNQVSNWFINARVRVWKPMVEEIHMLETKGSDNSGKSSNGKTADGGCAQADDSSQRLRTRAIPDKQVECSSFVPPGQEGDRSKASPWGQEKRSRIEYHVPSSVDGTLMGFVPSHRNGMEMGGIGSVSLTLGLRQSPEGGQRPAMQQERHMRHYGGQIIRDFVG, from the exons ATGAACAGCTATAGGCCTGATCTCCACATCGCGCAGCAAAGCCGTCGAGACAAGTTGAGAATTCAGCAAGATATTTACGCCAACAATTTCCCACACGATGCCTTAAACTTCGACTCCTCCGCCGACGTCCGTAGCTGTCGGAACGGGAACATATGCTACGATCCGTCGGAGCTCTGCCCGGAGATGATCAATTTCTCTGTGAACCCACTGCTCAAGGACGGCTTGATGGGGGCCGAGAAACGGGCCCCCTTTCCGACGTCGTTTAGCCCTTCAGCCACTGTGAGTAGCAGTGACCCACAATACTTTAGCACATGCGATTGGGTGGCTAACCACTCCTCAATTTATGCTAATCCTATTTCAGCATTAGATGTTAAGCCTAATTATCTAGGATATGATCAAGACATGAATGGCGCCGCTTCCTCACTTTACCAGAATGCGTTGCAAGACCTCGTTACCTCGTCCAATAATGTCCGCTCCTTCGGCCTCGAATTCGCCTCCCTCCGCCACAAGAGCTCGGGGGAGGCCGGCCATGGACCTTGGGTGGTTGGTGGGAGTGAGCTTATGCTTCTTCCCGATCAAATGCGCCTCAAGACCCAATCTGGCTTGATTACTAGGCCTGTGGATGGCTGCAGCCAATGGAGCGGCGAGCTCGAATTCGCCGCTCCAAAGGATCTCGACAGAGATCATTCCAACACTCAAGCACTCTCACTGTCGCTCTCGTCGGTTCCATCGCCCAAAGTCCACGAAGCTCAGATTACTGAGAGAGATTTTCAGACTCGAGATGTCTGTGGGAGTACTAATGTTCAAGATTCAAGAATTTGGAAGCCCGAGTTGCCGTCTCCGAATCAAAATATGTCAGCGGGTAGTAGAGTTTTAGGGGCACAAGCTTCGACTCATCGGAACCCCGGCCCGTTGGGCCCGTTCACCGGATACGCAACCATTCTCCGGAGCTCGAGGTTTTTAAGGCCGGCGCAGCAGCTGTTGGAGGATCTTTGCTGCATTGCCGGCACTAAAGAGGTCGAAGCCTGTGATGTCTCTGACGAGATTATGGAGGAGGTTAGGGTTTCCAGTGAAGGCGCTAGTAATAATGCTGAACATGCCATGGCCGGTAACAACTCCGGCGGCTTGTCCTCGTTCGTGTACAATGGTTCTAGCGATAAGAGCCGGGATGCCGGGGGTACGAGCTGCTCGACGGATGCTCATCGGCCGGAGAATCTTCAGAGGAAGGCGAAGCTGTTGTTTATGCAGGATGAG GTTTGCAAAAGGTATAAACAGTATCATCAGCAGATGCAAATGGTGGTTTCATCATTTGAGTCTGTGGCCGGCCTCAGCGCTGCCACTCCTTACGTGTCGTTAGCCCTGAAGATGATTGCCAAGCATTTCCGGTGTTTGAAGAACACGATAACGGATCAGCTCAAGAGCATAAAAAACGCCCTGAGGGACGAATTTTCGTCCCCGTCTGCTGGGGCAGGCGGCAACAAGGGTGATGCTAATGCTTCGGTGTTGAAGTTTTTCGACCAAGGCTTCCAAAAGCAGAAAGGGACTGGCATTCTTGAAGGCCAGCATATCTGGAGGCCTCAGCGTGGTCTACCGGAACGCGCCGTCTCTATTTTGAGAGCGTGGTTGTTCGATCATTTTCTTCATCC GTATCCTACAGACACAGACAAGCATATGCTGGCCACGCAGACCGGCCTAACTCGAAATCAG GTATCTAACTGGTTTATCAATGCTCGTGTTCGTGTATGGAAGCCGATGGTCGAAGAGATACACATGCTCGAAACCAAAGGGTCTGATAATTCTGGCAAAAGCAGTAACGGCAAAACTGCGGATGGAGGTTGTGCCCAAGCCGACGACAGCAGCCAAAGGCTGAGAACGCGTGCGATCCCAGACAAGCAGGTCGAATGCTCGAGTTTTGTCCCTCCCGGGCAAGAGGGGGATAGGTCGAAGGCGAGCCCATGGGGTCAAGAAAAGCGTTCAAGAATCGAGTACCACGTCCCAAGCAGTGTTGATGGGACGTTGATGGGGTTTGTGCCGTCTCACCGGAATGGTATGGAGATGGGCGGGATAGGGTCGGTGTCTCTGACTTTGGGTCTCCGGCAAAGCCCCGAGGGCGGTCAGCGGCCTGCAATGCAGCAGGAGAGGCATATGAGGCATTACGGAGGTCAGATCATTCGGGACTTTGTTGGCTGA
- the LOC131000535 gene encoding BEL1-like homeodomain protein 8 isoform X2: MNGAASSLYQNALQDLVTSSNNVRSFGLEFASLRHKSSGEAGHGPWVVGGSELMLLPDQMRLKTQSGLITRPVDGCSQWSGELEFAAPKDLDRDHSNTQALSLSLSSVPSPKVHEAQITERDFQTRDVCGSTNVQDSRIWKPELPSPNQNMSAGSRVLGAQASTHRNPGPLGPFTGYATILRSSRFLRPAQQLLEDLCCIAGTKEVEACDVSDEIMEEVRVSSEGASNNAEHAMAGNNSGGLSSFVYNGSSDKSRDAGGTSCSTDAHRPENLQRKAKLLFMQDEVCKRYKQYHQQMQMVVSSFESVAGLSAATPYVSLALKMIAKHFRCLKNTITDQLKSIKNALRDEFSSPSAGAGGNKGDANASVLKFFDQGFQKQKGTGILEGQHIWRPQRGLPERAVSILRAWLFDHFLHPYPTDTDKHMLATQTGLTRNQVSNWFINARVRVWKPMVEEIHMLETKGSDNSGKSSNGKTADGGCAQADDSSQRLRTRAIPDKQVECSSFVPPGQEGDRSKASPWGQEKRSRIEYHVPSSVDGTLMGFVPSHRNGMEMGGIGSVSLTLGLRQSPEGGQRPAMQQERHMRHYGGQIIRDFVG, translated from the exons ATGAATGGCGCCGCTTCCTCACTTTACCAGAATGCGTTGCAAGACCTCGTTACCTCGTCCAATAATGTCCGCTCCTTCGGCCTCGAATTCGCCTCCCTCCGCCACAAGAGCTCGGGGGAGGCCGGCCATGGACCTTGGGTGGTTGGTGGGAGTGAGCTTATGCTTCTTCCCGATCAAATGCGCCTCAAGACCCAATCTGGCTTGATTACTAGGCCTGTGGATGGCTGCAGCCAATGGAGCGGCGAGCTCGAATTCGCCGCTCCAAAGGATCTCGACAGAGATCATTCCAACACTCAAGCACTCTCACTGTCGCTCTCGTCGGTTCCATCGCCCAAAGTCCACGAAGCTCAGATTACTGAGAGAGATTTTCAGACTCGAGATGTCTGTGGGAGTACTAATGTTCAAGATTCAAGAATTTGGAAGCCCGAGTTGCCGTCTCCGAATCAAAATATGTCAGCGGGTAGTAGAGTTTTAGGGGCACAAGCTTCGACTCATCGGAACCCCGGCCCGTTGGGCCCGTTCACCGGATACGCAACCATTCTCCGGAGCTCGAGGTTTTTAAGGCCGGCGCAGCAGCTGTTGGAGGATCTTTGCTGCATTGCCGGCACTAAAGAGGTCGAAGCCTGTGATGTCTCTGACGAGATTATGGAGGAGGTTAGGGTTTCCAGTGAAGGCGCTAGTAATAATGCTGAACATGCCATGGCCGGTAACAACTCCGGCGGCTTGTCCTCGTTCGTGTACAATGGTTCTAGCGATAAGAGCCGGGATGCCGGGGGTACGAGCTGCTCGACGGATGCTCATCGGCCGGAGAATCTTCAGAGGAAGGCGAAGCTGTTGTTTATGCAGGATGAG GTTTGCAAAAGGTATAAACAGTATCATCAGCAGATGCAAATGGTGGTTTCATCATTTGAGTCTGTGGCCGGCCTCAGCGCTGCCACTCCTTACGTGTCGTTAGCCCTGAAGATGATTGCCAAGCATTTCCGGTGTTTGAAGAACACGATAACGGATCAGCTCAAGAGCATAAAAAACGCCCTGAGGGACGAATTTTCGTCCCCGTCTGCTGGGGCAGGCGGCAACAAGGGTGATGCTAATGCTTCGGTGTTGAAGTTTTTCGACCAAGGCTTCCAAAAGCAGAAAGGGACTGGCATTCTTGAAGGCCAGCATATCTGGAGGCCTCAGCGTGGTCTACCGGAACGCGCCGTCTCTATTTTGAGAGCGTGGTTGTTCGATCATTTTCTTCATCC GTATCCTACAGACACAGACAAGCATATGCTGGCCACGCAGACCGGCCTAACTCGAAATCAG GTATCTAACTGGTTTATCAATGCTCGTGTTCGTGTATGGAAGCCGATGGTCGAAGAGATACACATGCTCGAAACCAAAGGGTCTGATAATTCTGGCAAAAGCAGTAACGGCAAAACTGCGGATGGAGGTTGTGCCCAAGCCGACGACAGCAGCCAAAGGCTGAGAACGCGTGCGATCCCAGACAAGCAGGTCGAATGCTCGAGTTTTGTCCCTCCCGGGCAAGAGGGGGATAGGTCGAAGGCGAGCCCATGGGGTCAAGAAAAGCGTTCAAGAATCGAGTACCACGTCCCAAGCAGTGTTGATGGGACGTTGATGGGGTTTGTGCCGTCTCACCGGAATGGTATGGAGATGGGCGGGATAGGGTCGGTGTCTCTGACTTTGGGTCTCCGGCAAAGCCCCGAGGGCGGTCAGCGGCCTGCAATGCAGCAGGAGAGGCATATGAGGCATTACGGAGGTCAGATCATTCGGGACTTTGTTGGCTGA